Proteins co-encoded in one Epinephelus moara isolate mb chromosome 11, YSFRI_EMoa_1.0, whole genome shotgun sequence genomic window:
- the LOC126398165 gene encoding beta-1,4-galactosyltransferase 1-like, translated as MTTTIKTLGPCPDTPPNLVGSLHVKLYPKLTLDDVRKEVGPRLQEGGRHKPPDCIAQQKVAIIIPFRNRHEHLKHWLYYLHPILMRQQSDYRVYVMNQDGEGVFNRAKLMNIGHTEALKEYDFDCFVFSDIDLIPMDDRNLYRCFDSPRHLSVAVDKFNFRLPYKTIFGGVSALSKKQFLKVNGFSNTYWGWGGEDDDLYTRITQRGMTISRPDMVTGKYRMIKHKRDPHNESNPKTYSKLRQTRQTMDKDGINTLKYTVKEIMKDKLYTYITVDVGAPAKV; from the exons ATGACTACTACAATCAAGACCCTGGGACCCTGCCCTGACACCCCTCCAAATCTTGTGGGTTCACTCCATGTAAAGCTTTATCCTAAACTGACTTTGGACGATGTGAGAAAGGAGGTCGGACCTCGTCTTCAGGAAGGAGGACGGCACAAACCACCAGACTGTATTGCCCAACAGAAG GTGGCGATCATCATCCCATTCAGAAATCGGCATGAGCACCTTAAGCACTGGCTGTATTACCTCCATCCTATTTTGATGCGACAGCAGTCGGACTACAGAGTGTATGTCATGAACCAGGATGGAGAGGGAGTGTTCAACCGGGCGAAACTGATGAACATAGGCCACACTGAAGCACTGAAGGAATATGATTTTGACTGCTTTGTCTTCTCTGACATAGATCTGATTCCTATGGATGACCGCAACCTctacagatgttttgatagtCCTCGACACTTGTCTGTGGCTGTAGATAAATTCAACTTCAGGTTACCCTATAAAACCATCTTTGGTGGGGTTAGTGCATTGTCCAAGAAGCAATTCTTAAAGGTTAACGGGTTCTCGAACACTTACTGGGGCTGGGGTGGTGAGGATGATGATCTTTATACGCGAATTACTCAACGTGGAATGACCATCTCCCGACCTGACATGGTGACAGGAAAGTACAGGATGATCAAACATAAGAGAGACCCGCACAATGAGAGTAACCCAAAGACTTACAGCAAACTGAGGCAAACCAGGCAGACCATGGATAAAGATGGGATTAATACCTTAAAGTACACAGTCAAGGAGATTATGAAGGATAAACTGTACACTTATATTACTGTGGATGTTGGAGCTCCGGCAAAGGTGTAG